The proteins below are encoded in one region of Chroococcidiopsis sp. SAG 2025:
- a CDS encoding Tn3 family transposase, translating into MFTHFITCGVWEAVYILDGLLKNISDIQPDTLHADTQGQSAPVFALSYLLGIKLMPRIRNWKDFTFFRPTQDAVYKYIDPLFKAVVDWKLIKTHWQDSKASGAVDQGG; encoded by the coding sequence TTGTTTACACACTTCATCACCTGTGGTGTTTGGGAAGCGGTGTATATTTTAGACGGTTTACTGAAGAACATTTCGGACATTCAGCCGGACACGCTGCACGCAGATACTCAAGGACAGTCTGCACCTGTGTTTGCACTGTCGTATCTTTTGGGAATTAAATTAATGCCACGCATCCGTAACTGGAAGGATTTCACCTTTTTCCGTCCCACCCAGGACGCAGTGTACAAATACATTGACCCGTTGTTTAAAGCTGTGGTGGACTGGAAGCTCATCAAGACCCACTGGCAAGACAGTAAAGCGAGTGGTGCTGTCGATCAAGGCGGGTAA
- a CDS encoding Tn3 family transposase, which yields MPSTILRKLGSYSRKNRLYQAFRELGQVVRTIFLLRYISDRGLRQQVTACTNVVEGYNHFLDWLSEILHHSQ from the coding sequence ATGCCTTCCACAATACTTCGTAAACTAGGCAGCTATAGCCGTAAGAACCGTCTGTATCAAGCTTTTCGAGAGTTAGGACAGGTGGTGCGAACAATTTTTTTACTGCGATATATTTCTGACCGAGGGCTGCGCCAACAAGTTACTGCCTGCACCAACGTCGTGGAGGGATATAACCATTTTCTAGATTGGTTATCTGAGATCTTGCACCATTCTCAATAA
- a CDS encoding transposase gives MATVPTQLSQGRVVIVQADTEFGTVEFLKAVRKQSWRAVVGMRCNRKMQDGRHLKQLYRHANRGQQVYLAGDTQPLTVSWFWLKRAEGKRELRFVVSTHPYSGIYLVRLGRKRSCIEGFFKTSKHRFGLHRFGQTTKLGVYRWLIKSANCLSIGALD, from the coding sequence TTGGCAACGGTTCCAACCCAGTTGAGTCAGGGCAGGGTGGTCATTGTACAGGCAGATACGGAGTTTGGCACCGTAGAGTTTCTCAAAGCAGTGCGAAAGCAGTCGTGGCGAGCAGTCGTGGGGATGCGCTGCAATCGCAAAATGCAGGACGGTCGTCATCTAAAGCAACTGTATCGCCATGCCAACCGTGGACAACAGGTGTATTTAGCGGGAGACACACAGCCACTGACGGTGTCCTGGTTCTGGCTCAAACGAGCCGAAGGCAAGCGAGAACTGCGCTTTGTCGTTTCTACCCATCCTTACTCTGGCATTTATCTGGTGCGGCTAGGACGTAAGCGCTCTTGCATTGAGGGCTTTTTCAAAACGAGCAAACATCGTTTTGGGCTGCATCGCTTTGGGCAAACTACGAAACTTGGTGTCTATCGCTGGCT